A single Cannabis sativa cultivar Pink pepper isolate KNU-18-1 chromosome 7, ASM2916894v1, whole genome shotgun sequence DNA region contains:
- the LOC115698266 gene encoding uncharacterized protein LOC115698266 — MSLVVVISLLTIGVVLIRVIYVICQSGKPLKGKRSEPVSTLIVLGSGGHTAEMLNLLAVLQKERFYPRYYIAAATDNMSLQKARSFESSLVNETRHKVAETSQFMQIYRSREVGQSYITSIWTTLLAMVHALWLMIKIRPEVILCNGPGTCIPLCVIAYLFKIIGIRWSSIFYVESIARVQRLSLSGLILYKLNISDQFFVQWPQLQRKYPRAHYVGCLM, encoded by the exons ATGTCGCTGGTAGTAGTTATCAGTCTTTTAACGATCGGTGTTGTGCTGATACGTGTCATTTACGTGATATGCCAAAGTGGTAAGCCTTTGAAAGGAAAACGCAGTGAACCAGTCAGTACCCTGATTGTCTTAGGTTCAG gAGGTCACACTGCTGAGATGCTGAACCTGTTAGCTGTGTTGCAAAAGGAAAGGTTCTATCCAAGATACTATATTGCGGCTGCTACTGACAATATGAGTCTCCAAAAAGCTCGCTCATTTGAGTCCTCCTTAGTTAACGAG ACTAGACATAAGGTGGCAGAAACTTCTCAGTTTATGCAAATCTATCGAAGTAGGGAAGTCGGCCAATCATATATAACTTCTATTTGGACAACTTTACTAGCAATGGTTCATGCACTCTGGCTAATGATTAAGATTAGACCTGAAGTG ATCCTCTGCAATGGTCCCGGGACTTGCATTCCTCTTTGCGTAATCGCCTACTTATTCAAG attattgggattagatgGTCATCTATTTTTTATGTTGAAAGTATAGCAAGAGTGCAAAGGCTATCTCTTAGTGGCTTGATTCTTTACAAGTTAAACATTTCTGATCAGTTCTTTGTGCAATGGCCACAGTTGCAAAGAAAATACCCCCGAGCTCACTATGTTGGATGTCTAATGTAG
- the LOC115698262 gene encoding LOW QUALITY PROTEIN: purine permease 21 (The sequence of the model RefSeq protein was modified relative to this genomic sequence to represent the inferred CDS: inserted 1 base in 1 codon), with product MGEAQQVQLSIRAEEANEGDSHGFANESHHSTSPQTRKVTVWIRIGIYSFLVLFGQAVATLLGRLYYERGGKSKWMATLVQLAGFPIFLPYYIYFIPTKKYKTNHNTTNNTTITHSVQSEKPSTXVTSIYLVLGLLIAADCYLYSVGLMYLPVSTFSIICASQLAFNAFFSFFLNSQKFTPYIINSLVLLTISSVLLVFEPDSEESSKVSKGKFATGFVCTVGASAGYGLVLSLAQFFMNKVLKKESFSVIVDVIVFQSLVATIAILVGLFASSEWSTLREEMNEFELGKVSYVMTLLWIAITWQIFLIGTVGLILEVSSLFSNVISVLGLPIVPVMAVFFFHEKMDGIKAMAMVLATWGFVSYAYQNYLDSYSSKNENPISNGSPQRVKEINS from the exons ATGGGAGAAGCTCAACAAGTTCAACTCAGCATCAGAG CTGAGGAAGCTAATGAAGGAGATTCTCATGGCTTTGCAAATGAATCCCACCACTCAACTAGCCCTCAAACCAGAAAAGTTACGGTTTGGATTCGAATTGGGATTTATTCATTCCTTGTTCTATTTGGGCAGGCAGTAGCAACTTTATTAGGGAGATTATACTATGAAAGAGGTGGAAAAAGTAAATGGATGGCTACACTAGTTCAGCTAGCTGGCTTTCCAATTTTTCTTCCTTACTATATCTATTTCATCCCAACCAAAAAGTACAAAACCAATCACAACACTACTAATAATACTACCATTACTCATTCTGTCCAATCAGAAAAACCATCTA TTGTGACCTCAATTTACTTGGTTCTTGGCCTACTCATAGCAGCAGATTGTTATCTTTACTCAGTTGGTCTTATGTACCTTCCAGTATCAACTTTTTCAATCATATGTGCATCCCAATTGGCTTTCAATGCTTTCTTCTCATTCTTTCTCAACTCACAGAAGTTCACTCCTTACATAATTAACTCCTTAGTGCTTCTCACTATCTCTTCTGTTTTGCTAGTTTTCGAACCCGATTCTGAAGAGTCTTCTAAAGTCTCAAAAGGGAAGTTTGCAACTGGGTTTGTTTGCACTGTGGGTGCATCAGCAGGGTATGGTTTGGTTCTCTCCTTAGCTCAATTTTTTATGAACAAAGTTCTTAAAAAGGAGAGTTTCTCAGTGATCGTGGATGTCATAGTGTTTCAATCACTTGTGGCAACCATTGCAATTCTTGTGGGACTTTTTGCAAGCAGTGAGTGGTCAACTTTGAGGGAAGAAATGAATGAGTTTGAACTTGGGAAAGTTTCATATGTCATGACATTATTATGGATAGCCATAACATGGCAAATTTTCTTAATTGGAACGGTGGGTTTAATACTAGAAGTCTCTTCTCTCTTCTCTAATGTCATAAGTGTTTTGGGTTTACCTATTGTCCCGGTTATGGCTGTCTTTTTCTTCCATGAAAAGATGGATGGGATCAAAGCTATGGCTATGGTTTTGGCTACTTGGGGCTTTGTTTCATATGCTTATCAGAACTATCTTGACAGTTACAGTTCCAAGAATGAAAATCCAATAAGCAATGGTTCACCACAGAGAGTGAAAGAGATCAATAGTTGA
- the LOC115698263 gene encoding purine permease 21, with protein MEEVQETQVQLSIRAEEANEGDSHSYANESNQSTSPQTRKLGLWIRIGIYSFLLLSGQATATLLGRLYYEKGGKSKWMGSLVQLVGFPILLPYYLFRKKKIKTENNQNTTTNTNTLPIQSKKPSMLIVASFYLVFGLIIAAICYLYSVGLMYLPVSTYSIILASQLAFNAFFSFFLNSHKFTPYIINSLVLLTISSVLLVLEPGSQKSSKVSKGKYAIGFVCTVGGSAGYGLVLSLTQFFMNKVIKKESFSVVVDVLLFQSLVATVVILVGLFASSEWSTLRIEMNEFELGKVSYVMTLSWTAITWQVFSIGLLGLILEVSSLFSNVIGVLGLPIVPIMAVFFFHEKMNAIKVMSMVMAVWGFVSYAYQNYLDNQSSKNDNPITNSSP; from the exons ATGGAAGAAGTTCAAGAAACTCAAGTTCAACTCAGCATTAGGG CTGAGGAAGCTAATGAAGGAGATTCTCATAGCTATGCAAATGAATCCAACCAATCAACTAGTCCTCAAACCAGAAAACTTGGACTTTGGATTCGAATTGGGATTTATTCATTCCTTCTTCTCTCTGGCCAGGCAACAGCAACTTTATTGGGGAGACTGTATTATGAGAAAGGTGGAAAGAGTAAATGGATGGGATCACTTGTTCAGCTAGTAGGCTTTCCAATTCTTCTTCCTTACTATCTCTTCCGAAAAAAGAAGATTAAAACCGAAAACAATCAAAACACTACTACTAATACTAATACTCTTCCCATTCAATCAAAAAAGCCATCTATGCTAATTGTTGCCTCATTTTACTTGGTTTTCGGCCTAATCATAGCAGCAATTTGTTATCTATACTCGGTTGGTCTGATGTACCTTCCAGTGTCAACTTACTCAATCATATTAGCATCCCAATTGGCCTTCAATGCTTTCTTCTCATTCTTTCTAAACTCACATAAGTTCACTCCTTACATAATCAACTCCCTAGTTCTTCTCACCATCTCTTCTGTTCTGCTCGTATTAGAACCCGGTTCTCAAAAATCTTCTAAAGTCTCAAAAGGGAAGTATGCAATTGGTTTTGTTTGCACTGTGGGTGGCTCTGCAGGGTATGGATTGGTTCTCTCCTTAACTCAGTTTTTCATGAACAAAGTTATTAAGAAGGAGAGCTTTTCAGTGGTAGTGGATGTCTTATTGTTTCAATCACTTGTGGCAACAGTTGTAATTCTTGTGGGACTTTTTGCAAGTAGTGAGTGGTCAACTTTGAGAATAGAAATGAATGAGTTTGAACTTGGGAAAGTTTCATATGTCATGACATTATCATGGACAGCTATAACATGGCAAGTTTTCTCAATTGGATTATTGGGTTTAATACTAGAAGTCTCTTCCCTCTTCTCCAATGTCATAGGTGTTTTGGGTTTGCCTATTGTCCCAATTATGGCTGTGTTTTTCTTCCATGAAAAGATGAATGCGATCAAGGTTATGTCTATGGTTATGGCTGTTTGGGGCTTTGTTTCATATGCTTATCAGAACTATCTTGACAATCAAAGTTCCAAGAATGACAATCCAATAACCAATAGTTCACCTTAG
- the LOC115698264 gene encoding probable purine permease 10, which produces MEKVEEIQVQLSIRAEEANEGDSHGHVNESNQSTSHQTRKQVFWIRIGFYSFLVLSGQAAATLLGRLYYEKGGKSKWMGSLVQLAGFPILLPYYLFRKKKYKIENNHNSYMNTNTLPLQSKKPSMLTVASVYLVLGLIAAAICYLYSVGLMYLPVSTYSIILASQLAFNAFFSFFLNSHKFTPYIINSLVLLTISSVLLVLEPSSQISSKVSKGKYAIGFVCTVAGSAAYGLGLSLMQYFMNKVLKKESFSVIIDVIVYQSVVATVIILVGLFASSEWSTLREEMNEFQLGKVSYVMTLSWIAITWQVFSIGLLGLILEVSSLFSNVISVLGLPIVPIMAVFLFHEKMNGIKAMSMVMAVWGFVSYVYQNYLDNKSSKNDNPITNG; this is translated from the exons ATGGAAAAAGTTGAAGAAATTCAAGTTCAACTCAGCATTAGGG CTGAGGAAGCTAATGAAGGAGATTCCCATGGCCATGTAAATGAATCCAACCAATCAACTAGTCACCAAACCAGAAAACAAGTATTTTGGATTCGAATCGGGTTTTATTCATTCCTTGTTCTCTCTGGCCAGGCAGCAGCAACCTTATTAGGGAGATTGTATTATGAGAAAGGTGGAAAGAGTAAATGGATGGGATCACTTGTACAGCTAGCTGGCTTTCCAATTCTTCTTCCTTACTATCTCTTCCGAAAAAAGAAGTATAAAATCGAAAACAATCACAACAGTTACATGAATACTAATACTCTTCCTCTTCAATCAAAAAAGCCTTCTATGTTAACTGTTGCCTCGGTTTACTTGGTTCTTGGCCTAATCGCAGCAGCGATTTGTTATCTATACTCTGTTGGTCTGATGTACCTTCCAGTGTCAACTTACTCAATCATATTAGCATCCCAATTGGCCTTCAATGCTTTCTTCTCATTCTTTCTAAACTCACATAAGTTCACTCCTTACATAATCAACTCCCTAGTTCTTCTCACCATCTCTTCTGTTCTGCTGGTATTAGAGCCCAGTTCTCAAATATCTTCTAAAGTCTCAAAAGGGAAGTATGCAATTGGTTTTGTTTGCACTGTGGCTGGCTCTGCAGCTTATGGATTGGGTCTCTCTTTAATGCAGTATTTCATGAATAAAGTTCTTAAGAAGGAAAGCTTTTCAGTAATCATTGATGTCATAGTGTATCAATCAGTTGTGGCAACAGTTATAATTCTTGTGGGACTTTTTGCAAGCAGTGAGTGGTCAACTTTGAGGGAAGAAATGAATGAGTTTCAACTTGGGAAAGTTTCATATGTCATGACATTATCATGGATAGCCATAACATGGCAAGTTTTCTCTATTGGATTATTGGGTTTAATACTAGAAGTCTCTTCCCTCTTCTCAAATGTCATAAGTGTTTTGGGTTTGCCTATTGTCCCAATTATGGCTGTGTTTTTATTCCATGAAAAGATGAATGGGATCAAGGCTATGTCTATGGTTATGGCTGTTTGGGGCTTTGTTTCATATGTTTATCAAAACTATCTTGACAATAAAAGTTCCAAGAATGACAATCCAATAACCAATGGttga
- the LOC115698261 gene encoding probable purine permease 10 isoform X1: MEKVQEFQLQLCIRDEEANEGDSHGHANESNQPTTPQTRKLGLWIRIGFYSFLVLSGQTAATLLGRLYYEKGGKSKWMGSFVQLAGFPILLPYYLFRKMKCKTKNNHNMNTNYTLPLQSKKPSMLVVASVYLILGLIAAAICYLYSVGLMYLPVSTYSIILASQLAFNAFFSFFLNSHKFTPYIINSLVLLTISSVLLVLEPGSQKSSKVSKGKYAIGFVCTVAGSAAYGLFLSLMQFFMNKVVKKESFSVIIDVIVYQSLVATVVILVGLFASNEWRSLREEMNEFELGKVSYVMTLSWIAITWQVVSIGLLGLMLQVSSVFSNVISVLGLSIVPIMAVFFFHEKMDGIKAMAMVLAIWGFVSYAYQNHLDNQSSKNDNPISNS, from the exons ATGGAAAAAGTTCAAGAATTTCAACTTCAGCTCTGCATTAGAG ATGAGGAAGCTAATGAAGGAGATTCTCATGGCCATGCAAATGAATCCAACCAACCAACTACTCCTCAAACCAGAAAACTTGGACTTTGGATTCGAATCGGGTTTTATTCATTCCTTGTTCTCTCAGGCCAGACTGCAGCAACCTTATTAGGGAGATTATATTATGAGAAAGGTGGAAAGAGTAAATGGATGGGATCATTTGTTCAACTAGCTGGCTTTCCAATCCTTCTTCCTTACTATCTCTtccgaaaaatgaagtgtaaaACCAAAAACAATCACAACATGAATACTAATTACACTCTTCCTCTTCAATCAAAAAAGCCATCTATGTTAGTTGTTGCCTCAGTTTACTTGATTCTTGGCCTAATTGCAGCAGCGATTTGTTATCTATACTCGGTTGGTCTGATGTACCTTCCAGTGTCAACTTACTCAATCATATTAGCATCCCAATTAGCCTTCAATGCTTTCTTCTCATTCTTTCTAAACTCACATAAGTTCACTCCTTACATAATCAACTCCCTAGTTCTTCTCACCATCTCTTCTGTTCTGCTCGTATTAGAACCCGGTTCTCAAAAATCTTCTAAAGTCTCAAAAGGGAAGTATGCAATTGGCTTTGTTTGCACTGTGGCTGGCTCTGCAGCATATGGattgtttctctctttaatgcAGTTTTTCATGAACAAAGTTGTTAAGAAGGAGAGCTTTTCAGTGATCATTGATGTCATAGTGTATCAATCACTTGTGGCAACAGTTGTAATTCTTGTGGGACTTTTTGCAAGCAATGAATGGAGAAGTTTGAGGGAAGAAATGAATGAGTTTGAACTTGGGAAAGTTTCATATGTCATGACATTATCATGGATAGCCATAACATGGCAAGTTGTTTCTATTGGATTATTGGGTTTAATGCTACAAGTTTCTTCTGTCTTCTCCAATGTTATAAGTGTTTTGGGTTTGTCTATTGTCCCAATTATGGCTGTGTTTTTCTTCCATGAAAAGATGGATGGGATCAAAGCTATGGCTATGGTTTTGGCTATTTGGGGCTTTGTTTCATATGCTTATCAGAACCATCTTGACAATCAAAGTTCTAAGAATGACAATCCAATTAGCAATAGTTGA
- the LOC115698261 gene encoding probable purine permease 10 isoform X2 produces MEKVQEIQLQLSIRDEEANEGDSHGHANESNQPTTPQTRKLGLWIRIGFYSFLVLSGQTAATLLGRLYYEKGGKSKWMGSFVQLAGFPILLPYYLFRKMKCKTKNNHNMNTNYTLPLQSKKPSMLVVASVYLILGLIAAAICYLYSVGLMYLPVSTYSIILASQLAFNAFFSFFLNSHKFTPYIINSLVLLTISSVLLVLEPGSQKSSKVSKGKYAIGFVCTVAGSAAYGLFLSLMQFFMNKVVKKESFSVIIDVIVYQSLVATVVILVGLFASNEWRSLREEMNEFELGKVSYVMTLSWIAITWQVVSIGLLGLMLQVSSVFSNVISVLGLSIVPIMAVFFFHEKMDGIKAMAMVLAIWGFVSYAYQNHLDNQSSKNDNPISNS; encoded by the coding sequence ATGAGGAAGCTAATGAAGGAGATTCTCATGGCCATGCAAATGAATCCAACCAACCAACTACTCCTCAAACCAGAAAACTTGGACTTTGGATTCGAATCGGGTTTTATTCATTCCTTGTTCTCTCAGGCCAGACTGCAGCAACCTTATTAGGGAGATTATATTATGAGAAAGGTGGAAAGAGTAAATGGATGGGATCATTTGTTCAACTAGCTGGCTTTCCAATCCTTCTTCCTTACTATCTCTtccgaaaaatgaagtgtaaaACCAAAAACAATCACAACATGAATACTAATTACACTCTTCCTCTTCAATCAAAAAAGCCATCTATGTTAGTTGTTGCCTCAGTTTACTTGATTCTTGGCCTAATTGCAGCAGCGATTTGTTATCTATACTCGGTTGGTCTGATGTACCTTCCAGTGTCAACTTACTCAATCATATTAGCATCCCAATTAGCCTTCAATGCTTTCTTCTCATTCTTTCTAAACTCACATAAGTTCACTCCTTACATAATCAACTCCCTAGTTCTTCTCACCATCTCTTCTGTTCTGCTCGTATTAGAACCCGGTTCTCAAAAATCTTCTAAAGTCTCAAAAGGGAAGTATGCAATTGGCTTTGTTTGCACTGTGGCTGGCTCTGCAGCATATGGattgtttctctctttaatgcAGTTTTTCATGAACAAAGTTGTTAAGAAGGAGAGCTTTTCAGTGATCATTGATGTCATAGTGTATCAATCACTTGTGGCAACAGTTGTAATTCTTGTGGGACTTTTTGCAAGCAATGAATGGAGAAGTTTGAGGGAAGAAATGAATGAGTTTGAACTTGGGAAAGTTTCATATGTCATGACATTATCATGGATAGCCATAACATGGCAAGTTGTTTCTATTGGATTATTGGGTTTAATGCTACAAGTTTCTTCTGTCTTCTCCAATGTTATAAGTGTTTTGGGTTTGTCTATTGTCCCAATTATGGCTGTGTTTTTCTTCCATGAAAAGATGGATGGGATCAAAGCTATGGCTATGGTTTTGGCTATTTGGGGCTTTGTTTCATATGCTTATCAGAACCATCTTGACAATCAAAGTTCTAAGAATGACAATCCAATTAGCAATAGTTGA